In the Hordeum vulgare subsp. vulgare chromosome 7H, MorexV3_pseudomolecules_assembly, whole genome shotgun sequence genome, one interval contains:
- the LOC123412748 gene encoding uncharacterized protein LOC123412748 isoform X2, giving the protein MATPSAALAFFLLFLPTILAMPNATAPLQTSPCACPSETSLHFYLHQFLGLPNRPNRNEEFVVAPPNPFTPGFGTIIVHGWTLTRTTDPNGTIIARMQGTHIQAGPATGNSWHISSSIVFESGRFAESTLQVMGTLNGIINKWSIVGGTGEFTRATGIIDFKKDPASTTDDTIRELNIRIFHYADVASVAQ; this is encoded by the exons ATGGCTACTCCCTCTGCTGCCCTGGCTTTTTTCTTGCTTTTCCTGCCAACTATCCTTGCAATGCCCAATGCGACTGCTCCACTTCAGACTTCCCCGTGTGCTTGTCCAAGTGAAACTAGCTTGCACTTTTACCTACACCAGTTTCTTGGTTTACCAAACCGCCCAAATCGCAATGAGGAATTTGTGGTAGCCCCTCCAAACCCCTTTACACCAGGGTTTGGCACTATAATCGTCCATGGTTGGACTTTAACCAGAACAACAGACCCGAATGGTACTATCATCGCCCGTATGCAAGGCACACACATCCAAGCTGGACCAGCAACTGGCAACAGCTGGCACATCTCTTCAAGCATAGTGTTTGAGTCTGGCAG GTTTGCCGAGTCTACACTTCAGGTGATGGGGACATTAAATGGCATCATAAATAAGTGGTCTATTGTCGGTGGGACCGGAGAATTTACAAGGGCGACGGGTATTATCGACTTTAAAAAAGACCCAGCTTCTACCACGGATGACACCATTAGAGAACTTAATATCCGCATATTCCACTATGCAGATGTTGCAAGCGTT GCTCAGTAA
- the LOC123412748 gene encoding uncharacterized protein LOC123412748 isoform X1, whose amino-acid sequence MATPSAALAFFLLFLPTILAMPNATAPLQTSPCACPSETSLHFYLHQFLGLPNRPNRNEEFVVAPPNPFTPGFGTIIVHGWTLTRTTDPNGTIIARMQGTHIQAGPATGNSWHISSSIVFESGRFAESTLQVMGTLNGIINKWSIVGGTGEFTRATGIIDFKKDPASTTDDTIRELNIRIFHYADVASVQAQ is encoded by the exons ATGGCTACTCCCTCTGCTGCCCTGGCTTTTTTCTTGCTTTTCCTGCCAACTATCCTTGCAATGCCCAATGCGACTGCTCCACTTCAGACTTCCCCGTGTGCTTGTCCAAGTGAAACTAGCTTGCACTTTTACCTACACCAGTTTCTTGGTTTACCAAACCGCCCAAATCGCAATGAGGAATTTGTGGTAGCCCCTCCAAACCCCTTTACACCAGGGTTTGGCACTATAATCGTCCATGGTTGGACTTTAACCAGAACAACAGACCCGAATGGTACTATCATCGCCCGTATGCAAGGCACACACATCCAAGCTGGACCAGCAACTGGCAACAGCTGGCACATCTCTTCAAGCATAGTGTTTGAGTCTGGCAG GTTTGCCGAGTCTACACTTCAGGTGATGGGGACATTAAATGGCATCATAAATAAGTGGTCTATTGTCGGTGGGACCGGAGAATTTACAAGGGCGACGGGTATTATCGACTTTAAAAAAGACCCAGCTTCTACCACGGATGACACCATTAGAGAACTTAATATCCGCATATTCCACTATGCAGATGTTGCAAGCGTT CAGGCTCAGTAA